A portion of the bacterium genome contains these proteins:
- a CDS encoding alpha/beta hydrolase, which produces MKASLGGAENMPENNGFWRKVHYSSRMQAVLDDYSFHYRSHGQETGLPLIFLHGFPFSSEMWTPQLEALPPEYRAYAYDLRGLGANEPGDGQYTIEGHVDDLLALMDHWKIPKAVLIGLSMGGYIALRALERNGDRFLAAVLADTRSETDSDPTRLRRAAQVKQVKAIGSLAFADVLLPAGFSPKSLESKPQAVSLIRKLIARTSPLGIAGTLIALAARSDTTSALDRLKLPVLILVGEKDGVTPVSSAQSMHRRIPGSRLEIIPEAAHLSNLENPELFNRHLLEFLRSVPRP; this is translated from the coding sequence ATGAAAGCCTCCTTGGGGGGTGCCGAGAATATGCCGGAAAATAATGGATTTTGGCGAAAAGTCCATTATTCTTCGCGGATGCAAGCCGTCCTCGACGATTACAGCTTTCACTATCGAAGCCATGGCCAAGAAACCGGTCTGCCGCTGATCTTTCTGCATGGTTTTCCCTTCAGCTCCGAGATGTGGACTCCGCAGCTCGAGGCTCTGCCGCCGGAGTATCGGGCCTACGCTTACGACCTGCGAGGCTTGGGCGCCAACGAGCCCGGCGACGGCCAATACACCATCGAAGGTCACGTCGACGATCTGCTGGCCTTGATGGACCATTGGAAAATCCCAAAGGCGGTGCTGATCGGCCTATCGATGGGCGGCTACATCGCGCTCCGGGCCCTGGAGCGGAACGGCGATCGATTCCTGGCCGCGGTCCTGGCCGACACCCGGAGCGAAACCGACAGCGATCCGACCCGCCTGCGCCGGGCGGCCCAAGTCAAGCAAGTCAAAGCCATCGGGTCGCTGGCTTTCGCCGACGTCCTGCTGCCGGCGGGTTTCTCGCCCAAATCCTTGGAATCCAAGCCGCAAGCCGTGAGCTTGATCCGCAAGCTCATCGCCCGCACCTCGCCGCTGGGGATCGCCGGGACTCTGATCGCCTTGGCGGCGCGCAGCGACACGACTTCGGCCTTGGACAGGCTGAAGCTGCCGGTTTTAATCTTGGTCGGAGAAAAGGATGGGGTCACGCCGGTCTCGTCGGCCCAGTCGATGCACCGGCGTATTCCGGGGTCGCGGCTCGAAATCATCCCGGAGGCGGCTCACTTGAGCAATTTGGAGAATCCGGAGCTTTTCAATCGGCACTTGCTGGAATTTCTCCGCTCTGTTCCCAGGCCGTGA
- a CDS encoding YkvA family protein, producing the protein MSAMNLPNVKDLQRRALRLVQDPETLRKVVDEADAKAEAHRSRIGAFWSELKTLLRLVRAWLGGRYRQVPWKTLLAAVGALLYFLNPLDLIADFLYVFGFLDDALVVGLVLSSIRSDLEKFTAWEQSGEIPASAD; encoded by the coding sequence ATGTCGGCCATGAATCTGCCCAATGTGAAGGACCTGCAACGCCGCGCGTTACGCTTGGTCCAAGATCCCGAAACCCTGCGCAAGGTCGTCGACGAAGCCGACGCCAAGGCCGAAGCCCATCGTTCGCGAATCGGCGCTTTTTGGTCCGAGCTCAAGACCCTGCTCCGGCTGGTCCGGGCTTGGCTCGGCGGCCGCTATCGCCAAGTTCCCTGGAAAACGCTGCTGGCGGCGGTCGGGGCGCTGCTCTATTTCCTCAACCCCCTCGACCTGATCGCCGACTTCCTCTACGTCTTCGGTTTCCTCGACGATGCCCTAGTCGTCGGCTTGGTGCTCTCCTCGATCCGCTCCGATCTGGAAAAGTTCACGGCCTGGGAACAGAGCGGAGAAATTCCAGCAAGTGCCGATTGA
- a CDS encoding NAD(P)/FAD-dependent oxidoreductase produces the protein MSRYDVVILGGGAAGLFCAVQAGKRGRRVLVLERAERLGKKILISGGGRCNFTNVQSRPENFSSANPHFCKSALARFSPADFVELVERHRIEYYEKKLGQLFCKHSAKEIVAMLARECSAAGVEIRLRQELLSVEKNGLFRLETAAGPIEAESFVVATGGLSYPNLGATPFGYELAKRFGHGVHSCRPALVPFLVDGEDRVWTELSGVSTEIVVSAKAKSFRESLLFTHRGLSGPAILQISSYWKSGEAIAIDLLPEEEAGFLLRLKKAGEKAELKNLLARHLPQRLAETWCARHAPSRPLQDCPDRDLSRAGELLKRWELKPSGTEGYDTAEVTAGGVDTAELSSKTMESNRVPGLYFIGEVLDVTGELGGFNFQWAWASGFVAGQVV, from the coding sequence ATGTCGCGCTACGATGTGGTCATCCTGGGCGGCGGCGCCGCCGGCCTTTTTTGCGCCGTCCAAGCCGGCAAGCGCGGCCGGCGAGTCCTGGTGCTGGAGCGAGCCGAGCGGCTGGGCAAGAAAATCCTCATCTCCGGCGGCGGCCGTTGCAATTTCACCAATGTCCAAAGCCGGCCCGAGAATTTTTCCTCGGCCAATCCTCATTTTTGCAAGTCGGCCCTCGCCCGCTTTTCGCCGGCCGACTTCGTCGAGCTGGTCGAACGCCACCGCATCGAATATTACGAGAAGAAGCTGGGCCAGCTCTTCTGCAAGCATTCGGCGAAGGAGATCGTCGCCATGTTGGCCCGGGAATGCTCGGCCGCCGGCGTCGAGATCCGCTTGCGGCAGGAGCTGCTCTCGGTCGAAAAGAACGGGCTTTTCCGGCTCGAGACCGCCGCCGGGCCGATCGAAGCCGAGAGCTTCGTCGTCGCCACCGGCGGCCTCTCCTACCCCAATCTCGGCGCCACCCCTTTCGGCTACGAGCTGGCCAAGCGCTTCGGCCACGGGGTCCATTCCTGCCGGCCGGCCCTGGTGCCCTTCCTGGTCGACGGCGAGGATCGAGTTTGGACCGAGCTGAGCGGCGTCTCAACCGAGATCGTGGTGTCGGCGAAGGCCAAGAGCTTTCGCGAAAGCCTGCTCTTCACCCACCGCGGCCTGAGTGGGCCGGCGATTTTGCAAATTTCCTCCTATTGGAAAAGCGGTGAAGCGATCGCGATCGACCTGCTGCCGGAAGAGGAGGCCGGGTTTCTGCTGCGGCTGAAGAAGGCCGGGGAAAAGGCCGAGCTGAAAAATCTGCTGGCTCGGCACTTGCCCCAGCGGCTGGCCGAAACCTGGTGCGCCCGCCACGCGCCGTCAAGACCTCTCCAAGATTGCCCCGATCGCGACTTGAGCCGGGCCGGCGAGCTTTTGAAGCGCTGGGAGCTCAAGCCCTCCGGCACCGAAGGTTACGACACGGCCGAGGTCACCGCCGGCGGCGTCGACACCGCCGAGCTTTCTTCCAAGACGATGGAGTCGAATCGGGTTCCCGGCCTCTATTTCATCGGCGAGGTCCTCGACGTCACCGGCGAGCTCGGCGGCTTCAATTTTCAATGGGCTTGGGCTTCGGGCTTCGTCGCCGGGCAGGTTGTGTAG
- a CDS encoding dodecin family protein gives MAVARKTQVVASSAESFHDAVNIAVSRASKTLRGMTGLEVVEQKAKIENDRITEYRVECQITFILDE, from the coding sequence ATGGCCGTCGCCCGAAAAACCCAGGTCGTGGCATCTTCCGCCGAAAGCTTCCATGACGCCGTCAATATCGCGGTTTCCCGCGCTTCCAAAACCCTGCGCGGCATGACCGGCTTGGAAGTCGTCGAGCAAAAAGCCAAGATCGAGAACGACCGCATCACCGAATATCGGGTGGAGTGTCAGATCACTTTCATCCTCGACGAGTAA
- a CDS encoding GIY-YIG nuclease family protein — protein MADMMEQSTWFVYILRCNDGSLYTGITNCLERRLERHNRGLASRYTRSRLPVNLVYSEPQPDRSLASKREAEIKSWDRDDKMKFIKLSAAPIVGATLAVALGTAPGAGARPAPTQPARRRSPKPKPIEN, from the coding sequence ATGGCCGACATGATGGAGCAAAGCACCTGGTTTGTCTATATCCTGCGCTGCAACGACGGCAGCCTTTACACCGGCATCACCAACTGCCTGGAGCGCCGGCTGGAGCGGCATAACCGCGGCTTGGCCTCGCGCTACACCCGGAGCCGTTTGCCGGTGAACCTGGTCTACAGCGAGCCTCAACCCGATCGCTCGCTGGCCTCGAAGCGCGAGGCTGAGATCAAGTCCTGGGACCGGGATGATAAAATGAAATTTATCAAGTTAAGCGCTGCCCCCATCGTAGGGGCGACCCTTGCGGTCGCCCTCGGCACCGCGCCTGGGGCGGGCGCAAGGCCCGCCCCTACACAACCTGCCCGGCGACGAAGCCCGAAGCCCAAGCCCATTGAAAATTGA
- a CDS encoding alpha/beta fold hydrolase → MKQESLFIPINNSDELHLRRIYRDPEGEPIFLLHGSIENGRIFYSESGKGLGPYLAQAGFDVYVGDLRGRGLSRPPIGRHSRYGQTEAILEDLPAFLSEIRRRRGRPPRHWVAHSWGGVLLMALYARSPEWRAGLESVLCFGTKRRIAVFNREKFLKIDLFWNLAAPLLARIYGYLPMVEWKMGSDNETASSLRQNRAWVKAGSPWVDPQDGFDYGEALRSAPPPPTFHFAAIKDAYLGHPEDVQDFIRETKPRGLKYHLLSRENGQRHDYGHIDMLTHPDAPQDHFPMALDWLKGGFTRRG, encoded by the coding sequence ATGAAACAGGAATCTCTTTTCATTCCCATCAACAACAGCGATGAGCTGCATCTGCGGCGGATTTATCGCGATCCCGAGGGCGAGCCGATTTTCCTGCTTCACGGCTCGATCGAGAACGGCCGGATCTTCTATTCCGAGTCGGGCAAGGGCTTGGGCCCCTACTTGGCCCAGGCCGGCTTCGACGTCTACGTCGGCGATTTGCGGGGTCGAGGGCTTTCCCGGCCGCCGATCGGCCGCCATTCGCGCTACGGCCAGACCGAGGCCATCCTTGAGGACCTGCCGGCCTTTTTGAGCGAGATCCGTCGGCGCCGCGGCCGGCCGCCGCGCCATTGGGTCGCCCACAGCTGGGGTGGCGTTTTGCTGATGGCCCTTTACGCCCGCTCACCCGAATGGCGGGCCGGTTTGGAGTCGGTCCTCTGTTTCGGCACCAAGCGCCGGATCGCGGTCTTCAATCGCGAGAAATTCCTCAAAATCGATCTATTCTGGAATTTGGCGGCTCCCCTCTTGGCCCGGATCTACGGATATCTGCCGATGGTCGAGTGGAAAATGGGCAGCGACAATGAAACCGCCTCCTCCTTGAGGCAGAACCGGGCCTGGGTGAAGGCCGGATCGCCCTGGGTCGATCCGCAAGACGGCTTCGATTACGGCGAAGCCCTACGATCCGCGCCGCCGCCGCCGACCTTTCACTTCGCGGCGATCAAAGACGCCTATCTCGGCCATCCCGAGGACGTCCAAGACTTCATCCGCGAGACCAAGCCTCGGGGGCTGAAATATCATTTGCTGAGCCGGGAGAACGGACAAAGGCACGACTACGGCCACATCGACATGCTGACTCATCCCGATGCGCCGCAAGACCACTTCCCGATGGCCCTCGATTGGCTGAAGGGCGGTTTTACTCGTCGAGGATGA
- a CDS encoding NCS2 family permease, with the protein MRPRLFVGGDLDGFFGLFVDNLLQLMLIDVLCRGVCGLPDELVVGRILPGAAISILLGNLFYSWQAWKLAKASGRSDVTALPYGINTPSLVAFIFLIMGPVYQETKDPVLVWKVGLFACLLSGILETVGAFAGDWLRRHTPRAALLSSLAGVAITFIALGFIFQIFASPAIAILPMMLILAAYAGRLKLPGGIPGGFAAVLLGTALAWLLRSLGFELFTPSAAPFELGFHPPRPALVELWDFLESPWIWRHLAVIFPMALFNLIGSLQNLESAEAAGDRYETKPALLANGLCSVLAAALGSAFPTTIYIGHPGWKAMGARIGYSILNGGVITLLCLFGGVSLVLRFVPLEVTLGILLWIGIVMSAQAFQEVPKAHALAVAAGLIPAFAAWTLMVVETSLQKAGSTLFTVAPKFGNALFIDGVIALNQGFLITSMVLASIVVFLIEREFLKAALWSLAAALLSAFGLTHAYRLSETGVQNDFGWLQAPGFVFGYLASGLLFLALAWWSRDQA; encoded by the coding sequence GTGAGACCCAGGCTCTTCGTCGGAGGCGACCTCGACGGCTTCTTCGGGCTCTTCGTCGACAACCTGCTTCAGCTCATGCTGATCGACGTGCTCTGTCGCGGGGTCTGCGGCCTGCCCGACGAGCTCGTGGTCGGGCGGATCCTGCCCGGGGCCGCGATCTCGATCCTGCTCGGCAACCTGTTTTATTCTTGGCAGGCTTGGAAGCTGGCCAAGGCCAGCGGCCGCTCCGACGTGACGGCCCTGCCTTACGGCATCAATACGCCGAGCTTGGTCGCCTTCATCTTCCTCATCATGGGGCCGGTCTACCAAGAGACCAAGGACCCGGTCCTGGTCTGGAAAGTCGGCCTCTTCGCCTGCCTGCTCAGCGGCATCCTCGAAACCGTCGGCGCCTTCGCCGGCGACTGGCTGCGGCGGCATACCCCGCGGGCGGCCCTGCTCTCCTCCTTGGCCGGAGTCGCCATCACTTTCATCGCCTTGGGCTTTATCTTTCAGATCTTCGCCTCGCCGGCCATCGCGATCCTGCCGATGATGCTGATCCTGGCGGCTTATGCCGGCCGGCTCAAGCTGCCCGGCGGCATTCCCGGCGGCTTCGCCGCGGTTCTCTTAGGCACGGCCTTGGCTTGGTTGCTCCGGTCTCTCGGTTTCGAGCTCTTCACGCCCTCGGCGGCGCCCTTCGAGCTGGGCTTTCATCCGCCCCGCCCGGCGCTGGTCGAGCTTTGGGATTTTTTGGAAAGCCCCTGGATTTGGCGCCATCTCGCGGTCATTTTTCCAATGGCCTTGTTCAACCTGATCGGTTCGCTGCAAAACCTCGAAAGCGCCGAGGCCGCCGGCGACCGCTACGAGACCAAGCCGGCATTGCTGGCCAACGGCCTCTGCAGCGTCCTGGCCGCGGCCTTGGGCAGCGCCTTCCCCACCACCATCTATATCGGCCATCCCGGCTGGAAGGCGATGGGCGCCCGCATCGGCTATTCGATCCTCAATGGCGGGGTGATCACCCTGCTTTGCCTCTTCGGCGGCGTCTCCTTGGTGCTGCGTTTCGTTCCCTTGGAAGTGACGCTGGGCATCCTGCTCTGGATCGGCATCGTGATGAGCGCCCAGGCTTTCCAGGAAGTGCCGAAAGCCCATGCCCTGGCGGTGGCCGCCGGCTTGATCCCGGCCTTCGCGGCTTGGACCTTGATGGTCGTCGAGACCAGCTTGCAGAAGGCCGGCTCGACCCTCTTTACGGTGGCGCCGAAATTCGGCAATGCCCTCTTCATCGATGGCGTGATCGCCTTGAACCAGGGCTTTCTGATCACCTCGATGGTGCTGGCCTCGATCGTCGTCTTCTTGATCGAGCGCGAATTCCTGAAGGCCGCGCTTTGGTCGCTGGCCGCGGCCCTGCTTTCGGCCTTCGGGCTGACCCATGCCTATCGCTTGAGCGAGACCGGAGTGCAGAACGACTTCGGCTGGCTCCAGGCCCCGGGCTTCGTCTTCGGCTACCTGGCCAGCGGCCTCTTGTTCTTGGCTTTGGCTTGGTGGAGCCGCGACCAGGCATGA